In one Dermatophagoides farinae isolate YC_2012a chromosome 4, ASM2471394v1, whole genome shotgun sequence genomic region, the following are encoded:
- the LOC124500285 gene encoding uncharacterized protein LOC124500285, whose amino-acid sequence MSMDCRPDSASFCYAPTSNSNTFLQYLERIQFIGGAGDSSSHIVEGICTAISLFDDCQNLRDKCQKERLQYDSNGCGDNNGRQSPAPVNSKKYLILICNSTPYMEPAYENPVYCGYTIDQLMNVMIEKGIHFSVFSPRKMKFLYKLFEKGGGKLSTALTKNYAKDRRHLVLLNGIQLQEKDISPMSQPPSSSQPVPAIEQQQQQQDKCQQQQQQQSQIVQGIKRPLSPSSSSSSHQTIPVSQPQPPTSQSTLLGPQQTMLTNPNQMMAINRPQIEQQTVQQQQSNNLVQQFGQQQQQQPQSQQQQQLGIRQVGSPSLGGHWNNGATKQVPSPVSQISVRTQLPQSVRQRVPTPQPSSVANQMSMNQQQQQQTAQQSQQTQLPGLVPPQQHQNVRPMNVPQQQPQTMIRPVSNGVNTMRPQPSPFSQTAVPSPSQPQQSPMMRGTAVMSPMNPVQSPMSQSQPSQQQQQFIQQQQQSQMNQMSHHPHTQQQQQQQQPQQQQQPGQQVTMNTAVSQGQMMNISGTTMPPTTMSTLMSQNHQRTRIWNGVIEYTDKAQSMANPLSKISYSLECQITYQPNNNEPEFKADKWPDKLVLCTVPKTLMNRLSPIFKNNSYQVHFHFPNESQGLQLLCKAMGSMVGCIQLTTPANIRIIIVFYLPDKKLFLGFIPHNQEEFMSSMKELVETHKKEQNVKQKMILQMQQQQQQQQQQQNSNSGGGSGAGPSTLMPNQVQQPSNQQIVHQMSTGPNGNQIVQIIHQQQGHHQQHGGQQQQQQPQTTMIQTGNNSNNQMFQVQIPTLNNNQLQQQQQQSQQQQQMTSMASNIIPSNVQMINTTQSTTMANVNKNFQIPNSNVTMVTTSTGCIPVSINSFVQVQSGPQQQQQQQQFQINQQQQQSNAMNTGTATMVTIQQQQPNTNNQNIQQAIQQQQQQSQNGVRHHLQQQIQQKQQQHIHLQQLQQHQAGNINLQQQQQQMNNNTNNVPVSAVATPATTTQLRYLLQQQQHHQQQQMRTMNPATQQQRLNIQQTQQNLQPQQQQIMLQQQQFRLQQQQQQQQISQNTIQIQNQQVVSQQQQQQTNSQQQQRQTGNYFGDQLY is encoded by the exons ATGTCAATGGATTGTCGTCCAGATTCTGCATCATTTTGTTATGCACCAACATCGAATTCGAATACATTTCTACAATATTTAGAACGAATAca atttaTTGGCGGTGCTGGTGATTCTTCTAGCCATATTGTTGAAGGTATTTGTACGGCTATtagtttgtttgatgattgtcaaaaTCTTCGTGATAAATGTCAAAAAGAACGGCTACAATATGATTCGAATGGCtgtggtgataataatggtcgaCAATCACCGGCACCGGTAAATAGTAAAAAATATCTAATTCTTATTTGTAATTCAACACCATATATGGAACCTGCATATGAAAATCCTGTTTATTGTGGTTATActattgatcaattaatgaatgtAATGATTGAAAAGGGCATTCATTTCAGTGTTTTCTCACCAcgtaaaatgaaattcctATATAAATTATTCGAAAAAGGTGGTGGTAAATTGTCTACAGcattgacaaaaaattatGCTAAAGATCGACGACATTTAGTCCTGTTGAATGGTATTCAATTACAGGAAAAAGATATTAGTCCAATGTcacaaccaccatcatcaagtCAGCCTGTACCAGCAATcgaacagcagcaacagcaacaagataaatgtcaacaacaacaacaacaacagtcacAGATTGTGCAGGGAATTAAACGACCATTATctccgtcatcatcatcatcatcgcatCAAACTATTCCAGTATCACAACCACAGCCGCCTACTTCTCAATCAACACTTTTAGGTccacaacaaacaatgttGACTAATCCGAATCAAATGATGGCTATTAATCGTCCTCAGATAGAACAGCAAactgtacaacaacaacaatcgaataaTCTGGTTCAACAatttggacaacaacaacaacaacaaccacagtctcagcagcaacaacaactagGAATACGACAAGTTGGATCACCATCGCTTGGTGGTCATTGGAATAATGGTGCAACCAAACAGGTACCATCACCTGTATCACAAATATCGGTTCGTACACAATTACCACAATCAGTTCGACAACGTGTACCAACACCACAACCATCATCTGTTGCTAATCAAATgtcaatgaatcaacaacaacagcaacaaacagCTCAGCAGTCACAGCAAACACAATTACCGGGCCTAgtaccaccacaacaacatcaaaatgTACGTCCAATGAATGTtcctcaacaacaaccacaaacaATGATTAGACCCGTTTCAAATGGTGTTAATACAATGCGTCCACAaccatcaccattttcaCAAACGGCTgtaccatcaccatcacagCCACAACAATCACCAATGATGAGAGGAACGGCAGTTATGTCACCAATGAATCCGGTACAATCACCAATGTCACAATCACAAccttcacaacaacaacaacaattcattcaacaacaacaacaatcacaaatgaatcaaatgtctcatcatccacatacacaacaacaacaacagcaacagcagccacaacaacaacaacaaccaggaCAACAAGTTACAATGAATACAGCTGTATCACAAggacaaatgatgaatatttccGGTACAACAAtgccaccaacaacaatgtcaACATTGATGagtcaaaatcatcaacgtACACGTATATGGAATGGTGTTATTGAATATACGGACAAAGCACAATCGATGGCTAATCCACTGTCGAAAATTAGCTATTCATTGGAATGTCAGATAACTTATcaaccaaataataatgaaccaGAATTCAAAGCAGATAAATGGCCCGATAAATTGGTTCTGTGCACAGTACCtaaaacattgatgaatcGTCTGTCACcaatattcaaaaataattccTATCaggttcattttcattttccaaatGAATCACAAGGTTTACAATTACTTTGTAAAGCTATGGGTTCGATG GTTGGTTGTATACAATTGACAACACCAGCAAACATACGTatcataattgttttttatttgcccGATAAAAA ATTATTCCTTGGATTTATTCCCCATAATCAAGAAGAATTTATGTCATCGATGAAAGAATTGGTTGAAACACataaaaaagaacaaaatgttaaacaaaaaatg ATTTTAcaaatgcaacaacaacaacagcaacagcagcagcagcaaaattcaaatagtggtggtggaagTGGCGCTGGACCATCAACATTAATGCCAAATCAAGTTCAACAACCATCAAATCAACAGATTGTTCATCAGATGAGTACCGGACCAAACGGTAATCAAATTGTACAgattattcatcaacaacaaggtcaccatcaacaacatggtggccaacaacaacaacaacaaccacaaacGACAATGATTCAAACTGGaaataattcaaacaatcaaatgtttcaa GTACAAATACctacattgaataataatcaactgcaacaacaacagcagcagtcgcagcagcaacaacaaatgacatCAATGGCATCAAATATAATTCCATCGAATGTACAGATGATAAATACAACACAATCAACGACAATGGCTAAtgttaataaaaattttcagatACCGAATTCAAATGTAACAATGGTAACAACCAGTACCGGTTGTATACcggtttcaatcaattcatttgtacAGGTTCAATCTggaccacaacaacaacaacagcaacaacaatttcagataaatcaacaacagcaacaatcaaATGCTATGAATACTGGAACAGCTACAATGGTtacaatacaacaacaacaaccgaatactaataatcaaaatattcaacaggctatccaacaacaacaacaacaatcacagaATGGTGTACGCCAtcatcttcaacaacaaatacaacaaaaacagcaacaacatatTCACTtacaacaattacaacaacatcagGCTGGAAATATtaatttacaacaacaacaacaacaaatgaataataatacaaataatGTACCAGTTTCAGCTGTTGCAACAcctgcaacaacaacacaattaCGTTATcttcttcaacaacaacaacatcatcaacaacaacagatgcGTACAATGAATCCAgctacacaacaacaacgattaaATATACAACAAACGCAACAGAATCttcaaccacaacaacaacaaattatgcttcaacaacaacaatttcgattacaacaacagcagcagcagcaacaaattTCTCAGAATACaatacaaattcaaaatcaacaggttgtctcacaacaacaacaacagcagactaattctcaacaacaacaacgacagaCTGGAAATTATTTTGGTGATCAActttattga